The following coding sequences are from one Venturia canescens isolate UGA chromosome 5, ASM1945775v1, whole genome shotgun sequence window:
- the LOC122411373 gene encoding uncharacterized protein codes for MQADSSVTVQAHLLQTVSSILPSFEMCSHAWPHLNNLRLADPDFLKPRPIDIILGADVYGLIIKPNILNHSPSMPIAQLSIFGWLVLGPVHSTPSTSCTTFHVKAQTDNNDLQQLLTKFWIQEELPSDAASTLTPEEQECEDHFRATHSRDASGRYIVRIPLQSSRNLLGNSYRTAHHCLQRMLKKLERDDTLKKLYANFMREYEDLEHMVRVSGHSSKPTHHGKSTVDAVSGEMTLAPDASKPFGGLRVSSGGLETRMKPVYYLPHHGVLRPDSTTTKLRVVFNGSSSTSSGRSVNDIMHTGPNLLLDVFDVLIWIRHHRHIFATDVTKMYRQIKVYEDDWDLQRILWVDEHLNEAHYQLTTVTYGTKAAPYLAVRALIQLVEDEGHRFPLAIPSLLKGRYVDDIFGGADSSEQLIKIAHQLTNLCKAGGFPLAKWQATDQALLAAVSATHEPSKPISFDDCSTKTLGLKWLPRADTFVFTAKPSDHSKPITKRLILSEVAQIFDPLGLISPVTIRAKLLLQELWLHKINWDDPLPSHIISRWSHFREDLKNLAQISIPRWFHTWTNSTVELHGFSDASQLAMSAVVYIVSHSPSTGAKSSLVCAKTKVAPIKPLTIPRLELTAALLLSKLIKHTQATLQLPITSTHLWTDSQVALMWIKSPASRWKDFVRNRVTQIQELTPQAHWRHVPGTSNPADGPSRGLTAQQLKDHSLWWTGPPWILKPMTSWPRQTQPSADLSAHEARQGAALFVATPRVEYHWDLIHRYSTLSKLIRVTALCSKVISRLRRQTDSPLISRDDMEAAKVFWIKATQAAYFSHELRSLKSNIPLQRTHVFSRLTAFLDHEGVIRVGGRLNLSTLSPETKHPAILPRHSRLSTLVIDNSHRRTLHEGTQLTLADIRQSYWILGGRAPVKTHILHCVKCARQRGIRAQQLMGQLPVARVTPSRPFTHTGVDYAGPLTLKTWKGRSAKTMKGWICVFVCLTTSAVHLEAVSDYSTDGFIAAYRRFVSRRGIPGTLYSDCGTNFVGADAALKRMITQHTHESRQIASLLAVDGTQWHFNPPATPHMGGKWEAVVKAMKYHLRRIVGETVLTFEELTTMLSQIEAVLNSRPLEALSDDPEDVSALTPGHFLTGDALSSLPEPSLTHLNINHLSRWQLIQQKIQNLWS; via the coding sequence GCCCAGTGCACTCAACACCGTCTACCTCTTGCACTACATTTCATGTCAAGGCTCAAACTGACAACAATGACTTGCAGCAACTCCTCACCAAGTTCTGGATTCAGGAGGAGCTACCATCCGACGCTGCAAGCACACTCACACCTGAAGAGCAAGAGTGCGAAGATCACTTTCGTGCCACTCATTCTCGAGACGCCTCAGGTCGGTACATTGTTCGAATCCCACTCCAATCATCTCGCAACTTATTGGGCAACTCATACAGAACCGCTCACCATTGtttacaacgaatgctcaaGAAGCTTGAGCGAGATGACACACTCAAGAAACTCTACGCAAATTTCATGCGGGAGTACGAAGACTTAGAACACATGGTTCGTGTATCGGGACACTCATCAAAGCCAACTCATCACGGCAAGTCCACTGTTGACGCAGTCTCCGGTGAGATGACCTTGGCACCAGATGCTTCAAAACCATTTGGAGGGTTGAGGGTCTCATCTGGCGGCTTGGAGACACGGATGAAGCCTGTGTATTATTTGCCGCATCACGGCGTTCTCAGACCCGATAGTACCACCACTAAGCTCCGTGTTGTATTCAATGGCTCAAGCTCAACGTCTTCAGGACGCTCAGTCAACGACATCATGCACACAGGCCCAAACCTGCTGTTAGACGTCTTTGACGTACTCATTTGGATTCGACATCATCGGCACATCTTCGCCACCGACgtgacaaaaatgtatcgtcaAATCAAGGTGTACGAGGACGATTGGGATCTTCAGCGCATTCTCTGGGTTGATGAACACCTCAATGAAGCTCATTATCAGCTCACCACGGTGACCTATGGCACAAAGGCAGCCCCATACCTTGCTGTCCGAGCTCTCATCCAACTGGTTGAGGACGAAGGCCATCGGTTTCCGCTGGCAATTCCCTCATTGCTCAAGGGACGATATGTCGATGACATATTCGGGGGAGCAGATTCAAGCGAACAACTCATCAAAATCGCTCACCAACTCACCAACCTTTGCAAGGCGGGAGGCTTCCCTCTTGCAAAGTGGCAAGCAACTGATCAGGCTCTACTAGCGGCAGTTTCGGCAACTCATGAGCCTTCAAAACCCATCTCATTCGACGATTGCTCGACCAAAACTCTCGGACTCAAGTGGCTCCCACGAGCCGACACCTTTGTTTTCACAGCAAAGCCTAGTGATCACTCAAAACCGATCACGAAGCGACTCATATTATCTGAGGTAGCACAGATATTCGATCCACTTGGACTCATCTCACCTGTGACAATCAGAGCAAAATTGCTCCTGCAAGAGCTCTGGTTACACAAAATCAACTGGGACGACCCATTGCCGTCTCACATCATTTCAAGATGGTCTCACTTCAGAGAAGATCTCAAAAATTTGGCTCAAATCTCAATTCCCAGGTGGTTTCACACCTGGACTAACTCAACAGTGGAGCTCCACGGTTTCTCTGATGCTTCTCAACTAGCGATGTCAGCTGTCGTGTACATCGTCTCACACTCGCCGTCCACAGGCGCCAAATCATCTCTCGTTTGCGCAAAGACGAAAGTAGCTCCAATCAAACCACTCACAATCCCGAGGTTAGAACTCACAGCAGCGCTGCTACTATCAAAACTCATCAAGCATACACAAGCTACACTCCAGCTACCAATTACTTCAACTCATTTGTGGACGGACTCTCAAGTCGCACTCATGTGGATCAAATCACCCGCTTCGCGCTGGAAGGACTTTGTCAGGAACCGAGTAACTCAAATTCAAGAACTCACGCCTCAAGCTCATTGGAGACACGTTCCTGGCACATCCAACCCAGCTGACGGCCCATCAAGGGGCTTAACAGCTCAACAACTCAAAGATCACTCACTCTGGTGGACGGGACCACCATGGATACTTAAACCAATGACCTCATGGCCTCGACAGACTCAACCCTCAGCTGACCTCAGTGCACATGAGGCCCGTCAAGGCGCTGCTCTCTTCGTGGCCACTCCGAGAGTCGAGTATCATTGGGACCTCATTCATCGATACTCGACGCTCTCAAAACTCATCCGAGTCACCGCTTTGTGCTCCAAGGTCATTTCAAGATTGAGGAGACAAACTGACTCACCACTCATTTCGCGAGACGACATGGAGGCTGCTAAAGTCTTTTGGATTAAAGCCACTCAAGCAGCATATTTCTCACACGAGCTACGCTCATTGAAGTCAAATATTCCACTACAAAGAACTcacgttttttctcgattGACCGCCTTCCTTGATCACGAAGGCGTCATTCGGGTCGGTGGTCGGCTCAACTTGTCAACACTCAGTCCGGAGACTAAGCACCCAGCCATATTGCCTCGCCACTCACGCCTATCAACACTCGTAATCGACAATTCTCATCGTCGCACATTACATGAGGGCACTCAACTCACTCTGGCTGACATTCGCCAGTCATACTGGATACTCGGAGGCAGAGCTCCAGTGAAAACTCACATTCTCCATTGTGTAAAGTGCGCACGTCAGCGAGGGATACGCGCTCAACAGCTGATGGGTCAGCTGCCTGTTGCTCGTGTCACCCCATCTCGCCCATTCACTCACACTGGAGTCGATTACGCAGGGCCACTCACACTCAAGACCTGGAAAGGGCGAAGTGCAAAAACAATGAAGGGTTGGATTTGCGTCTTCGTGTGTCTCACAACTTCAGCAGTTCATCTGGAAGCAGTCAGTGATTATTCAACTGATGGATTCATCGCTGCATATCGACGCTTCGTCTCAAGGCGAGGCATTCCAGGCACACTCTACTCAGACTGTGGAACCAACTTCGTAGGCGCTGATGCAGCTCTGAAGCGAATGATTACTCAGCACACTCACGAAAGTCGTCAAATTGCCTCACTGCTGGCTGTTGACGGCACTCAATGGCACTTCAACCCTCCAGCCACTCCTCACATGGGAGGAAAGTGGGAAGCAGTGGTAAAAGCAATGAAGTATCATCTCAGACGCATAGTAGGAGAGACTGTGCTGACATTTGAGGAACTCACAACCATGCTTTCACAAATCGAAGCAGTGTTGAACTCACGACCGCTAGAAGCACTCAGCGACGATCCAGAGGACGTATCAGCACTCACTCCTGGTCATTTCTTGACTGGAGATGCTCTATCAAGTTTGCCTGAGCCATCGCTGACTCACTTAAACATCAATCACCTCTCTCGTTGGCAACTCATTCAACAAAAGATTCAAAACCTTTGGTCTTAG
- the LOC122411374 gene encoding putative uncharacterized protein DDB_G0283431 encodes MVVQASTSSDEIEERRRPSQLSLQTQLENLKKIMKEHTDDLGETQTGQNNNGTENNNGTENDNNGTENNNGTDDTNNNNDGTEYNNDGTDADNLGGTGHDNNGTEDRNDSENETERDRDVDNERGHRQPAAESVDK; translated from the coding sequence ATGGTGGTGCAGGCCTCAACATCTTCCGATGAAATCGAGGAGAGAAGGAGGCCATCGCAGCTGAGTCTTCAGACTCAGCtagaaaacttaaaaaaaataatgaaagaacACACAGACGATTTGGGAGAGACACAAACGGGACAAAATAACAATGGGACAGAAAATAACAACGGGACAGAAAATGACAACAACGGGACAGAAAATAACAACGGGACAGACGATACAAATAACAATAACGACGGGACAGAATACAATAATGACGGAACAGACGCTGACAATTTGGGCGGAACAGGACATGACAACAACGGGACAGAAGACCGAAATGACTCTGAAAACGAGACAGAACGAGACCGTGACGTTGACAATGAAAGGGGACACAGGCAACCAGCGGCGGAATCCGtcgacaaataa
- the LOC122410604 gene encoding uncharacterized protein — translation MASLASIRDFVEEQEASDYPEKPACLPLKKIRDLEMFENLTAKEHRDVVTYLSHLGGSDANVCASLMLKEAMHERLAPKVNYHGRHQGTFALEQTKFVKVLYKAMGKTLRRPSIPLTEFSAAVTSALRAAKQRRRNKKNRRQNPVLPAMDLDNPG, via the exons ATGGCAAGTTTGGCTTCCATCCGCGACTTCGTCGAGGAGCAGGAGGCTTCCGACTATCCTGAAAAGCCTGCCTGTCTCCCCCTCAAAAAAATACGAGACTTGGagatgtttgaaaatttgactgcGAAGGAGCATCGCGATGTC GTCACCTACCTTAGTCACCTAGGGGGTTCGGATGCCAATGTCTGTGCGAGCCTCATGCTTAAGGAGGCGATGCACGAGAGATTGGCTCCGAAGGTGAACTACCATGGTAGGCACCAGGGGACGTTTGCTTTAGAGCAAACCAAATTTGTCAAGGTCCTTTACA AGGCAATGGGTAAGACACTTCGACGTCCATCGATTCCGTTAACGGAATTTTCAGCGGCGGTTACATCTGCACTCCGTGCGGCAAAACAGCGCCGCCGGAATAAGAAGAATCGCCGCCAAAATCCCGTCTTACCAGCCATGGACCTTGACAACCCTGGTTAA